Genomic segment of Verrucomicrobiia bacterium:
TGCTGCTCCACGATGCTGCGCACCGTGGCCAGCCCCAACCCCGTGCCCATGCCCAGTTCCTTGGTGGTAAAAAACGGCTCAAACACCCGCTGATGCAACTCCGGCGGTATGCCGCAGCCGGTATCCTGCACGATCAGCCGGACGTAGGGAGCTTCCACCCCTTGCCCGGCTCCAGCCTCAGGATTCAACGCGGAAGCAACGGAATCTGTCGTAATCGTCAAACGCCCCCCCTGCGGCATGGCATCGCGCGCGTTGGCGGCCAGATTAAATACGATCTGCTCCACCATGCTCACATCCGCATAAATCAGCGGCAGCGAACTCGCCGGATGAATCTCCAGCGTCACGTCCTCACCGATGATCCGCCGCAACATCTTCGTCATCTGGGCCAGCACATCGTTGAGATTGACCGGCTGCGGCTGGAAGGATTGCTTCCGGCTGAAGGCCAGCAACTGGCGCGTCAAGCTGCTCGCGCGCTCGGTGGCCTCCGCAATCTCATGAATCGAGGCGCGGGCCTCGGCGGATATATCCCTCAGCGTGGCGAGCATCTCCGTATGCCCCTTCATCACCGTCAATAAATTATTGAAATCGTGGGCCACCCCTCCCGCCAGCGCGCCGATCCCCTCCAGTTTGGCCGACTGCCGCAACTGCGCCTCCAGCGCCTTCCGGGCCGTAATATCCACGTCAATAAACAGCCAGCAGGACTCCAGCCCCACCTGCAACGGCTCAACGGATGTCAAAACATCCACCACCGCCCCCGTCTTGGTCCGCAGTTGCAGCTCCAGATTGGTCACCGAGCCGTGACGCCGCAAACTCGTCACCAATTGCTCCCGCTGATGCGGATTGACCCACAGCTTCAATTCCGAGGCCGACCGCCCGATCAGCTCCTCCCGCGTATATCCCATCAATTTGACGTAGCTGTCATTCACCTCGACAAACCGCCCATCCGTCTGGGCACAAATGCCAATGGCCATCGGGTTGGCCCGGAAAATGCGCTGAAACCGCTCCCGGGCGTGGCGCAGCTCCGTCTCCAGCCGCTTGCGCGCAGTCACATCTTGCTGGATGGCGATGAAATGGGTGATGCGCCCTTGCGCATCGCAGATCGGCGTCACCCTCTGCTCCTGCGTGTAAAAACTGCCGTCTTTGCGGCGATTAACAATCTCCCCCACCCACGTCTTGCCCCCCAGAATGGTCTCCCAATACCGTTGGAAAAACCCGCGGTCATGCCGCCCGCTGTTCAACAGGCGCGGATTCCGGCCCACCACCTCCTCCAGCGTATAACCAGTCTCCTCCGTGAATGCACGATTGACGAACACAATGCTCCCGTCCGCCTTGGTGATCACCACCGGATGCGGCAGCACCTGCAACGCCGCCGTTTGCAGCCGGGTCAGCAGGTGAACATCAGCCTGCGGCGCCAACGGAAATACCAGGGCCGCCCCGCCACTGATGACCCCCTGCGCATCCATCACCGGAGAAATATGACACTCGCACGCCACCGATACCCCGTCCGCCCGCAACAAACGCCACGTGACCGTCGCCTGCCCGGCTGCCTCCCGTCCCCAGGCCGCCACCAGCCCCGCCCATTGTTGCCAATCCTCCGCGGCCACCAGGCGGGCCATCGCCAGCCCAGGCAGTTTGCTTTCAGGCTGGCCAAGCAACAAGGCCATCGCCGGGTTGGCAGCCGCGCACACTCCTTCCAACGTCCAATGGAGAATCCCGGCTCGGGAATGTTCAAACAAGGCGCAACAGGCAGCTTCATCTTGCAGCAAAGCGCGTGTAGCCTGCTTCCATGGCGCCCTATTTGATGACTTTACCATTCCCATTCTTTCCCTTTGGGGTGGCGTCCCGCTCTTTTCCTTGCACAGTTGGGCTTGCTTCTTCCTGCCCCAACCGCCCCCGCCTCTGCCCTCCCTCCAATTCTGGAGAGCTCGCGGAACGCATGATCAACCTTGGGACGATACGTTTGCGTTTTGTGAACCAATTGACAAGTCATAAATCCTTGATGTGCATCGGTTTTTGTCTGACAAACCAATCCATGATTCCCCTTAAGTACGACGCCCGACCCGGCCCAATTTAACCGTCCTCGGGCCCACTTCCCTCTTGCCATCCCCACCTCCACCTTTGGCCCGGCCCGTGCAGCACCATAATTTTTCTGATTTCCATTCCCGGCAGGGTCATTTTAGTGTTGGCTCATGAGTTTAATCGCACACTGCGTGCCCCCCTCCCGCCAGGTGGACGCCCGGCAGGCAGCAGAGGTCATCGCCAAAGCCATGCCCCAGGCGGATTACCGCGGCCGGCAGGTGCTCCTCATCATCCCGGACCATACCCGCACCGCGCCGGTGGGCATGATGTTCAAAGCCTTGCACGCGCACCTCGCGCCCGTCCTTAAACGCCTCGATATCCTCGTCGCCCTCGGCACCCACGTGGCCATGACCGAGGAGGCCATCTGTCAACGTCTGGAAATCTCCCCGGCCGAAAGACGGGAGCATTACGGCCACGTCCGCTTCTTCAATCACGAGTGGGATAACCCGGCCGCCTTGCAGCAGGTCGGAACGCTGACCTCCGAGGAAATCAGCCAGCTAACCCAGGGCTTGTTCGCCATGGACGTGCCCGTGGAGATCAACAAACGGGTGTTCGAGTATGACCAGATCGTCATCCTCGGCCCGGTCTTCCCCCATGAAGTCGTCGGCTTCTCCGGCGGCAACAAATACCTCTTCCCCGGCATCGCCGGCCCGCAAATCCTCAATTTCTTCCACTGGCTCGGCGCCGTCGTCACCAATCCCATGATCATCGGCAACCAGTGGACCCCCGTCCGCAAAGTGGTGGACAAGGCAGGCGCCCTGGTCAATGTCTCGAAACTCTGCTTCTGCATGGTGGTGGACGGCCATAATTTGGCCGGCCTTTACGCCGGCTCACCCGAAGGCGCCTGGGCGGCGGCCGTCCAGCTTTCCCGTCAATTGCACATCACCTGCAAGGACCATCCCTTTCACACCATCCTCTCCTGTGCCCCCAAAATGTATGATGAGCTGTGGACGGGCGGAAAATGCATGTACAAGCTCGAGCCCGTCCTGGCCGATGGCGGCGAATTAATCATTTACGCCCCCCACATCACCGAAATCTCCCTCACCCACGGGCGCGTGATTCGCGAAGTGGGCTACCATTGCCGCGACTACTTCCTCAAGCAATGGGAGCGCTTCAAACATTATCCCTGGGGCGTGCTCGCCCACTCCACCCACGTCCGCGGCATCGGCACTTTCGAAAATGGCGTCGAGCGCTGCCGCGCCCAGGTCACCCTCGCCACCGGCATCCCTGAAGACGTCTGCCGCCAAATCAATCTCGGCTACCGCGACCCCCGCTCCATCCGTCCGGAAGAGTTCGCCGGGCGCGAGGACGAAGGGATCCTCTGGGTGCCCAAAGCCGGCGAAATGCTCTTCCAGCTCAATAATCCCCCCGCCTGGGCCGGCGGCAAAGCTTGAGCGGGCAGTCACCATTCCCATGCCCATTTTTTACGATACCCACGCGCATCTGGACGACGGCAGCTTCCGCCGCGACCTCGCGGAAGTGCTGCAACGCGCCCACGGCGCCGGCATTGGCCGCATCATCACCATCGGCGTGGACGACGAAAGCAGCCGCGCCGCCGTCCAACTGGCGCAGGAACATCCGCACGTGTACGCCGCCGTCGGCTGGCACCCCAATCACGCCGCAGAAGCCCCGGAGGAAGTGCGACCGGCCTTGCGCGCCCTGGCGCAGCATCCCAAGGTCGTGGCCATCGGCGAAATCGGCCTGGACTACAAATACCTGCCCAGTCTTCAAGGCGGCTCCCCCGCCGACGATGCGCGTCACAAAGATCGCCAGGCGCAATTATTCGCCCAACAAATGGACCTGGCCGTCGAGCTGGGCCTGCCCGTCGTCGTCCACCAGCGCTTTTCCATGCCCGACATCCTGGCCCAGATGCAGCCCTACGTCGGACGGCTGCGGGCCGTCTTTCATTGTTTCTCCGAATCCCCCGACGTGGCCCGGCGGATTCTCGACATGCATTGCCTGGTCAGCTACACCGGCATCCTCACCTACAAAAACGGCCAAAACGTCCGCGACTCCCTCGCCGCCGTCCCCCTTGGGTCTTTCATGTTGGAAACCGACTGCCCCTACATGACCCCGGAACCCTGGCGCAAATCCGCCCGGCGTTGCGAGCCGGCCTTTGTCGCCGACATCGCCGCCGTCGCGGCCCAGGTCAAAGGCTGCTCCCTCGCCGAGCTTTCCGCCGCCACCTGCGCCACCGCCTGCCGGTTCTTTCACAAAATGCCGCCGCCTGACGCCTGAGACGGCGCCGCCCCAGCGTGAAAACCTTGCATCAATACCTGGTTCGCCAGACCCTCGCCACCGTGGCCATGACCGTGGGGGTGTTCACCGGCCTCCTCTTGCTGGGCAACGTCTTGCGCGAGGTCACGCTGCTGCTGCTCAACGAACAGGTCCGCGCGCTCACGGTGTTCAAAGCCTTGGGCCTCCTGGTCCCCTATGTGCTCGTCTTTGCCCTGCCCATGGGCCTCCTGACCGCCATGTTGCTAACCTTTGGCCGGCTCAGCGCCGAGCAGGAATTGAACGCCATGCGCGGCGGCGGCATCTCGGTGGTCTCCCTCATCACCCCCATTCTCCTGCTGGCCGTGGGCTTCAGTTGCCTGAGCGCCTTCATCAACCTCTATCTGGCCCCCCGCTGCCGCATGGCCTACAAGGACATGCTCGCCGACCTCCGCCAAATCCGCCCCGCCACCGTCCTGACCGCCGGACGCTTCGTCAAAGACATCCCCGGCTACATCCTCTACGTCGGCAAAATCAAGGACGCCGAAATGCACGACGTCCTCATCTCCAAAGTGGACAAGGAAGGCGAAGTCACCACCATCCTCCAGGCCGCGCGCGGCGTGGTCGCCCCCGCCCCGGATACCAACCAGTTCATCCTCCGCCTCTTCGAAGCCCGCGGCTCCACCCTGGAAAAAGGAGTCCTGCAGGCCATGCCCTTTTACGCCGGCGAGGCCGAGTTCATCCTCGAGCTGCCCACTCAGCGGGCGCGCCCCATCAAACTCAACGAAATGACCTTTTTCGACCTGCTGGAGGAACGCCGCCGCGTGGAACAGCTCCTCGGCGGCGGCACCGGCCCCGAGCTTAGGCCCCTCCCCGCCCAAGCCCGGGACAAGGTGCTGTCCCCGCTCAAAGTCCAGCTCCACCACCAGGTGGCCTTCTCCTTTGCCTGCCTGGGCTTCACCCTCATTGGCATCCCCCTGGGCATCCGCAGCCATCGCAAGGAAACCAGTGTGGGCGTGGCCGTGGCCCTCATCCTCGTCCTCATCTATTACAGCTTTTTCATCATGGCCGATGCCCTGGCCACCCGGGCCCAGCTCCATCCCTGGCTCTTCTGTTGGATCCCCAATTTCCTCTTTCAGGGCGCCGGCATGGCCCTCCTCTGGCGGGTGAACCGGCAATAATGAGCCGCCATGCTCACGCCCCTCCAACTCCCCTTCGTCCTGGAACACTTCGCCGTGGCCGTCTCCGCCATCAGCGGCGTGCTCGCGGCCCGGGGCAAGCGGGTGGATTTATTTGGCGTGCTCGTCCTCGCCGTCGTCACCGCTTTTGGCGGCGGCACCGTCCGGGATGTGCTGCTGGGCGATCAACCCATCTTCTGGGTCCGGCAGCCCGCCTATCTTTATAACGCCGTGCTCACAGCCCTGAGCATGTTTCTCCTGGTCCGCTACCGCGACCTCTCGGGCACCGGCCTCCTGGTGGCGGATGCCTTCGCGCTCGCCTTATTTTCCATCGTGGGCGCGCACAAGGCCATGGTGTTCAATACCCCACCGCTGGCCGCCACCGCCATGGGCGTCGTCACCGGTGTGGCTGGCGGCATGTTGCGCGATGTGCTGCTCATGGAAATCCCCCTCGTCTTCCGCCGCGAAATCTATTTCTACGCCACCGCCTCCCTCGCCGGCGCCGGACTTTATGTGGCCTTGGAACAATGGTGGCCAGGCGC
This window contains:
- a CDS encoding PAS domain S-box protein yields the protein MVKSSNRAPWKQATRALLQDEAACCALFEHSRAGILHWTLEGVCAAANPAMALLLGQPESKLPGLAMARLVAAEDWQQWAGLVAAWGREAAGQATVTWRLLRADGVSVACECHISPVMDAQGVISGGAALVFPLAPQADVHLLTRLQTAALQVLPHPVVITKADGSIVFVNRAFTEETGYTLEEVVGRNPRLLNSGRHDRGFFQRYWETILGGKTWVGEIVNRRKDGSFYTQEQRVTPICDAQGRITHFIAIQQDVTARKRLETELRHARERFQRIFRANPMAIGICAQTDGRFVEVNDSYVKLMGYTREELIGRSASELKLWVNPHQREQLVTSLRRHGSVTNLELQLRTKTGAVVDVLTSVEPLQVGLESCWLFIDVDITARKALEAQLRQSAKLEGIGALAGGVAHDFNNLLTVMKGHTEMLATLRDISAEARASIHEIAEATERASSLTRQLLAFSRKQSFQPQPVNLNDVLAQMTKMLRRIIGEDVTLEIHPASSLPLIYADVSMVEQIVFNLAANARDAMPQGGRLTITTDSVASALNPEAGAGQGVEAPYVRLIVQDTGCGIPPELHQRVFEPFFTTKELGMGTGLGLATVRSIVEQHRGWIELRSQPGEGTCFLIYLPTLQASAEPAQGRAEAARDELGAPRGQETILVVEDEAIVRQLAGDILSMHGYRTILAANGPEALAVWAKHQQHIDAALLDMVMPGGINGLALAQKLREMRPNLPILFTSGYFNSQMLLESAPGFDRHHFLQKPYTPMQLAQALRATLDAVVAPSASLRDNVVR
- a CDS encoding lactate racemase domain-containing protein codes for the protein MSLIAHCVPPSRQVDARQAAEVIAKAMPQADYRGRQVLLIIPDHTRTAPVGMMFKALHAHLAPVLKRLDILVALGTHVAMTEEAICQRLEISPAERREHYGHVRFFNHEWDNPAALQQVGTLTSEEISQLTQGLFAMDVPVEINKRVFEYDQIVILGPVFPHEVVGFSGGNKYLFPGIAGPQILNFFHWLGAVVTNPMIIGNQWTPVRKVVDKAGALVNVSKLCFCMVVDGHNLAGLYAGSPEGAWAAAVQLSRQLHITCKDHPFHTILSCAPKMYDELWTGGKCMYKLEPVLADGGELIIYAPHITEISLTHGRVIREVGYHCRDYFLKQWERFKHYPWGVLAHSTHVRGIGTFENGVERCRAQVTLATGIPEDVCRQINLGYRDPRSIRPEEFAGREDEGILWVPKAGEMLFQLNNPPAWAGGKA
- a CDS encoding TatD family hydrolase: MPIFYDTHAHLDDGSFRRDLAEVLQRAHGAGIGRIITIGVDDESSRAAVQLAQEHPHVYAAVGWHPNHAAEAPEEVRPALRALAQHPKVVAIGEIGLDYKYLPSLQGGSPADDARHKDRQAQLFAQQMDLAVELGLPVVVHQRFSMPDILAQMQPYVGRLRAVFHCFSESPDVARRILDMHCLVSYTGILTYKNGQNVRDSLAAVPLGSFMLETDCPYMTPEPWRKSARRCEPAFVADIAAVAAQVKGCSLAELSAATCATACRFFHKMPPPDA
- a CDS encoding LptF/LptG family permease; the protein is MKTLHQYLVRQTLATVAMTVGVFTGLLLLGNVLREVTLLLLNEQVRALTVFKALGLLVPYVLVFALPMGLLTAMLLTFGRLSAEQELNAMRGGGISVVSLITPILLLAVGFSCLSAFINLYLAPRCRMAYKDMLADLRQIRPATVLTAGRFVKDIPGYILYVGKIKDAEMHDVLISKVDKEGEVTTILQAARGVVAPAPDTNQFILRLFEARGSTLEKGVLQAMPFYAGEAEFILELPTQRARPIKLNEMTFFDLLEERRRVEQLLGGGTGPELRPLPAQARDKVLSPLKVQLHHQVAFSFACLGFTLIGIPLGIRSHRKETSVGVAVALILVLIYYSFFIMADALATRAQLHPWLFCWIPNFLFQGAGMALLWRVNRQ
- a CDS encoding trimeric intracellular cation channel family protein, coding for MLTPLQLPFVLEHFAVAVSAISGVLAARGKRVDLFGVLVLAVVTAFGGGTVRDVLLGDQPIFWVRQPAYLYNAVLTALSMFLLVRYRDLSGTGLLVADAFALALFSIVGAHKAMVFNTPPLAATAMGVVTGVAGGMLRDVLLMEIPLVFRREIYFYATASLAGAGLYVALEQWWPGASRNLLVGVAFTLVLRLLSLKYKLALPELPGHK